A segment of the Schistosoma mansoni, WGS project CABG00000000 data, supercontig 0214, strain Puerto Rico, whole genome shotgun sequence genome:
CGAACTAACATATTTGCTTACAAATTTAACGGAACAGCATACAGGAATACAGGTATGAAGAAAATTCACATCTAAAAATCTGTTTAATTTACAGTTTTCAGGACAAATGAAAGATAAACATTATCACCTTTGCAAATCAGGGTATCCttctgttatattatttgtAATGGCTTAGAACTGTTTTTCACTGagctgaatatatatatatatatattctgtccTCTTATGTTTTAGATTTATTGTCTCTTGAACTAGAAAGTCCAACCTTAAAATTACTGATCTCACTTATTAGGTGTACACAGTTTTTCCAACTAATAATTTCTAACTTAATTTCAACACTCTTAAAACAGATTGTCCATACTTTATATGTACAATACTGAATATTATCCGTTTGAATAATGTTCTATTGGtgataaatcattttattttgtacatATAGGTCAAGGATTTCGATTTTTGCATCggttctttttttttgaaaaaaaaagcaTTTCATGTAATTTACGTTTAACAATAACAACATTGAACTTACTTATGTCAATAGTAGTGGTCATGTCAATGAGTAAATAATTACAATCTACACTCCTTTCTTTTCCTAGAATATAATACCTTGTTCAATGTTAAATGGATTTCATTATTAATTCATGAATTATTCCGTTTGATTTGATTGTTTTCTACGatctaataaataattattgcatATCAAAATCTAANNNNNNNNNNNNNNNNNNNNNNNNNNNNNNNNNNNNNNNNNNNNNNNNNNNNNNNNNNNNNNNNNNNNNNNNNNNNNNNNNNNNNNNNNNNNNNNNNNNNNNNNNNNNNNNNNNNNNNNNNNNNNNNNNNNNNNNNNNNNNNNNNNNNNNNNNNNNNNNNNNNNNNNNNNNNNNNNNNNNNNNNNNNNNNNNNNNNNNNNNNNNNNNNNNNNNNNNNNNNNNNNNNNACTCTAATTAAAATCATTAGTTGTTTACTTTTCAAAAGATTTCATTTCTTATTTAATTATACATTGTTGAATGGATGATGAATCGATTACTTAGTCggttagttttttttctttttgtcaaTAATTCGATGTTGTATTCTATTAAGAATTATAGCTACTTCACACTGTATATAATCgatgaaaatatttcatatgTAGCTTAATCGTTGAGGTCATTTTTACTGACCAGATAATAGAACCTCATTCTTATGAAATCAATGAGGTTACAAAGAAAGCCGAACAATTGGATAGATTTGAAGTTATTTAtatgattaaattcacttgatattgtttgtttgaatctccccattgatattcaagactgcaattgataagtcacttattggtatatgtgcatactatgcgtattgcctcgatatagtcttatttcacatgcattgtaagcaaagatggataacggccagcagtggaatccaggacgcgcgcttcgtcctttttaggactcgtcagctggatgtgcttgCATCTCAGAGNNNNNNNNNNNNNNNNNNNNNNNNNNNNNNNNNNNNNNNNNNNNNNNNNNNNNNNNNNNNNNNNNNNNNNNNNNNNNNNNNNNNNNNNNNNNNNNNNNNNNNNNNNNNNNNNNNNNNNNNNNNNNNNNNNNNNNNNNNNNNNNNNNNNNNNNNNNNNNNNNNNNNNNNNNNNNNNNNNNNNNNNNNNNNNNNNNNNNNNNaactctgagatgcaagcacatccagctgacgaatcccaactAGGACGgaaagcgcgtcctggattccactgctagccactaaccatgtCTGCTTATATTTGTATGATTGTTAACGAAATATTAGGCTCACTTGAATGACTCAAAGTTCTTAATTCTAAACGTCATACGAGTAACAAATATAAGTCTTTGTACTGTTTAACAATAATATCAAAGTAAATATGTCTTTCTAACTCATTACAGATTGTTAACAACTAGTTAGGAATTACAAATTAAAATTTCTATTAAATTTTGGATTCCTTTGAAGTTATTTCATAAGATTTTATTGAAAAAGGAATAGATGAAAAGATTCTGACTTAGTTGTTTTCAATTAATTTGTTCTATGAATCATTTGAAAACTCCTCAAACTAAACATTTCAGTTTTTATTACAATCATTAactctattgtttgtttgttttcatatcCTATATCAGAGAGAAAAAAACCCATTTGCaaatcaatttttatttgaaaacattCACACATCTTTATTTTATGAAGGAGTAAAACGTCTCAActactgaaaaataaataactgcCAATAATGTTTAAAAGATCTTTGATGACTAAAAAAATCAAAACGTAAatgattttcaaaaaaatactaGAAATTCATATCCATTCAATATTTTCAGATAATCAATATTCTTTTGTCTGATCATGAGTGATGATTGAATTTCATCTATTAAATTTCAATGTGATCACTAGTTTAGGGCACTCGATATTACAGAGTTCTATTCACCCTTAAGTAGACAGTCACAGAAATTTATTTAACTGAATCCAggacggacgtttcgttctattggggactcgtcagctggatgtacctgcatctgagttgatgtttactctgggactcgaactcagtacctttcgcttcaaacgccatagcgttatccactcacatactgagtcctgatagccacttgcttgtgcaatagggtgaagtttaaatttactcagtattgtttgtttgaatcttcccattgatgtttaggactgcaactggtcggtccactgctagccactatctatctttgcttataatgcctgtgaattaaggctatatcgaggcaatacacacagtatgtacatatggtcaattagagactgaccagtctcagtcctaaacatcaatggaaagattcaaataaacaatgctaagtgaatttCTTCAACTGAGTTTTCGATTTATCAGTAATAAACTAAGAATAGATAACACAGGGTTATAACGAGTTAAATCCCACAAATAACATTTTCTTCttcaatagtataaatatcagTTACTGGCTACTACTAACTATTACATAACTTAAATTCATATCTTGCCTTCAACCATCCAAAATAATACAGTttcataaaaatatgaaaatattcatacttattcataatcaataatgttttgaaaattttcttctatcaaaatcattattattactataatctTGACACTATccatgttgttgttgttgttctcttTGTTTATTGTCAAAAAAAGAACTATAAAGTCATTTGTCAGGAAATATTGACTAGAAGAACATATTACAGTTGATGACATCATGACAAAGTCTTGTTACGTAATAGAAAAAATTTTAGTAATcattagatgatgatgatgttttttcTTTGATAAGAATTTCAGTAAGAATGAGAATATGAAATAATGCAACTTTACATAGACATATAAACACAAATAAACATTATCAGTTATTTTACATGACTGATGTTTTGTTTTAAGATAGAAAATTATGAACTCCTAAATGTAGAAGCTTGTCAAGATAAAAAGTTTAATTTATGTAAGTGATAAACAAGACATATATTCACTGTCTTTTTACACTATCATTGATTAAACAACATAATAAAACATTTAGTGCAGATGATCACAGTAGATCAAACTATATTATCAATAAAAGTTAAAATATGGACATGAATGATAAGAAACCTGATCTACATTTAAATTAAACAAGTCTGACAGAACAAAAAATCATATTAAATTTACAAATGAACTGTTCATTGATACCTAACAAATAATATACTATCCCAAACAGCATCAGTCTATTTTAGATGGTGTTTACATAGTACCTATTAAATATGGCAATGAGTAATGGTCTAAAGCGTGTTTGTAGGTACATATTCCTTTGTCAGGGTCAGTGAGATTATGGTAATTGGCGATTGGAGACATTAAGTCAGATGACTCAGATTCCGTCAAAACGGCTTGTTTGCATATGTTCTTTGTTTTGCCTTATACCCTATTTCtcaaataatttcataaattttattctttgAATTCACTCTTTCTTCAAAGATTATCTCCATAGTTTTTACTGCCACTGATACTACTACTTCAGTAATGCAAATGGAATTTCAGTGAGTGAAAAAAATTAGTGGATAACTCTCGGGTTTTTCTGAATGAATATTAATTCGTTCCTAAACTTTCAAATTCACTGTGGAATAACAGCATAAATTTGTTGACTATTGATTACTAGTTTTACATTGTTTCTATgtatattataaaataataattgtagTCAATTACCTTACTTTTGGTTCATTTGGCAGTTTGAATAGAAGCGCAGCGATAATAACACTTCAGACTGTGTCTCTGAACGATGTCAAGATAATTCATGCAGCAAGAATTACTAATGTTCTCGTAGACAACCACAGTAATCCAAGTGAATAAAACCATTAGTTTTtctgtaataattttaaaacaagcGTAGACTGTTGTAATATTGATTTAGCTTGTCTTTCATATAGCACAATTCACTTGACTATCAggaataattagaaaaaaaattggaTAATATTTGGTGAATAACCTATACAAAACAATACGTCTGCACTTTTCAAAAGTACTAATTACAAAAATTTCAATAATACAAACATgctataataaatatattttttgttatatcccaatgagtagaaaattgtattgtAAGAAGTGGTTTACTCTAAGTCATGAAACGTCGGAAATACAATTTCTGCTCATTGAGATGTAACAGGAAATATACTTATTAATAGCTTTCTGTCCAACACTCAACTTATTTGAAACTACTAAGTCCAACCTTAGCACTGATACCTACTAGCAAGCTATAAATCAGTCCAAGCTAGTTGACTTGGGAAATGTTAATTCATAAGTTTAAAGCTGCCTGATAAGTATCTGGTAGCACGTTTAAAAATATAGTCTTTTAATAAGAATATTTTTAATGAGAATGGTTTTCGTTTTCTTTATCATTTCGATGACCGAACATATTCAGgatatttttaaacattttgatcAAGTTCCGATAGTGtgataagaagacgaagattatcagaactacgtGATCAAGATTATTGAAGTAAAAACAAAACGACAGCAATCATATATGTATGCATAAGaattgttttatataataacTTATTTCATACCGTATTAGAAACTTAGTTATATTGGAAATATGAAGATTAAAATGCAAAATTAAGTAGGTTAATTATGTCACTGGCAATGAAAACGCAAAATCACAAATTCAGATGTTAAGCCAACCAACTTATCACATAAATTTATGATTGTAAGGGGATATAATTTTGATACGACCTTCAAAAAAAGAATTCCGAATCAAGTATGAAGTTAATTTTTATTCACCAATATGAAATATCGCCATAAAAAAGGATGAGAAATTAACACAGCACTTCGGTTGCAATGATTATAGTTTTTTCACTAACATTTCTGGCCATTAACCTGTTATTTCGTAATAATGTTGAAATAATACCTGAATTTTTCGGTTTGTCTTTAATAGTTTCGACGCGTACTTGgtcctgcttcagtctgggcacccgggcagtatcccagcccgcacataaatcaaataagatttgtgcggcgcatatttatctggtgcttccttgtactactatttatgtgtttaaataaataaataaatgaatttatggtAGGACGTcatatttcttattattatttgggTCTTACTGATGAAGGCGAAGCCAACAAAAGACCTATGTTTAAAGCTATTTTTCCAATTTCGCTGACAAGCCATCATTGTAAACCAAAAAGTCGAATCTCTTACGTTGGTGACTTAATCGTAAAAGAAGATATAATACTGATGACCAGATGGTTCctaattctatttatttttgtGTTATATATTATCGATAAAAATAAAGTTTGCCCAACTATAAATCGAAAACCAATTTTCTGTCAACTGATATGCAATCAGTGCGAATTCTAAGGAAGAAAATAACATCTAGCCATTTTAAATCGATGTAAGTCGATTAATAGACAGTATCAATCCTAGTAGAGCATTTTctcataataataagaaaaaaacatcaTCTACAGAAGACAAATCAAGGGCTTTCTGTGAGTCAGCCTATTAAGTTTAACGCGATTTTCACAAACTTCGATTTTATATGTACCTCTCTTCATATACACCTTGATATCCCTATATATGACAGCGTAAATGTGAAATTTTATTAAGTCTAGTATGACCAGTACATAAGTTATGGAATATTGAATTTATGATGAAAACATCAACCATTCTAATTTATTCATACCATtccaagaaaaaaacaatagcTCTCCAGTTTCATTTGATGTGCACTAAAAAGGTATACTATGGAAAAATGTAGAATCCGATGATAATTCCAGTTGGttcaattgtttttttatgAATAACTTTAACTAAAACTATCTATCATGCGTCGTTAAAGATTTTAATTAGAAGAAAAAATTGTGAAAGACCTTCTATGCAATATTTAATGTGAAACCcttcaaaataaaattcacCATCATATATGATACAAAAACCACGGCATATAACGTGTAAACTTGTCCCAGTTAAGAATATATACTAGTAAAATTTTgacattaataattttatttcattaacaaTCCTTTATTTATATACTTTTATTTTGAGAGAAATGAATTTACCTTAAACTTAACTATTCCtttatatgcaaagatggatagtggctagcagtggagtccagggcgcgtgtttcgtcctatgtgggactcgtcagctgctagccactatccatctttgcttataatgcttgtgaattaaggctttatcgaggcaatacacacagtatgtacatatgccaataagagactaaccagttgtagtcctaaacatcaatgggaagattcaaacaaacaatactcaatgAATTTATTCCTTTATATTATCAAGAGGGGGTTTTGTTGggattttaataaaaaaattttatatagttgagactggtaggtcctgggttcgaatctcacgaggcgggatcgtggacacacactgttgaggagtcccacaataagatgaaacggccgtccagtgtttccaggttttccatgatggtctaacttcaattgactcatgatctcaactatattccTTTATATTATTAATCTGGATTTATAACTGTGTAGAACTTATTAAGAatttataaagaaataaaagatatatatatccttTGTTCACATACATCTGTttcataaataaagaaaaaaagggaaaaaaccaagagagaaagaaagaaaataaacaaatattgaagtattaacaaagtaaaaaaaaagataaaagatCAGTCATTTGTTAATTTAGTTACTTCTTATTTACATACAAAAAGaaactataaaatttattatttttcaatattcCCATAAacctttttttgtatttttttttcataatttatatCCCTACCAATAAAGAGTTCATCATCACTGCATAAATTAGTAATAAAAAAAGGTCGACTAAGCAATAATTCAAATTTAATCTCTACCATTAAAGTCTGGATTGATTAAACTGATAGGATGTAGATTTGATATTTATGcgcctttatttatttaattattgaaggccatatatacatatgttaTATGATAGTTTTTCAAAAAAAGGAAACATTTAGTAGGAAATTTGACAATAGATTGAAGcacaaaaaaatacaaatataataTGAACATGAATTATGCTGATTTCACaaaaatacacacacacacatttatatacatatatgtatatagatgtatatatatatacattgacATAGAATTAGAAAGAGAGTGAACATTGACCAATCCAATTAGAGTTAGTTACTGAATAGCGTTAAACACACTTACTAGGAGGTCACAATTTACAACCACCCTTTAAGTTAGATTGAATCATACATGTAAACAACATATCATagacatgtatatatgtattttgTTGAACAAAAAGATAAACGAACAGGCTAACATTTATCATTGTTTATAACATTAAAATTTTTGTTTCATTAGTCTATATACCCTTTGTCAGTGAATTATGATTTATGAGCTTATATTAAAAATTGGCATAAAACGATAAGAAATTCTGTCAGCATTCAAACTCAAGTCAGACTATTagttaatttttcttttcttgtttTCTCTCACTCCTGTTTTATCTAACATTGTacatatttagaaaaaaaagattgCGGTAACTTTAAGCAGTTTATTTACGTtccaaaaaaataatcaatattcttGGATTATTACAGATAAAAAGAAATAACCTGGACATCTAAAAATGATCAGTACAGTGGAATAATAACTTTGTACAATGAACACCAGCCTTATTGTGGCATATTGTTAAAACTAAACTAGCTTTTTGGTCAAAGCACAAACAATAACTATAACTGTGGATATGTTTTATTtaatgattatatttattatttgtgaatGATAAGAATAAGAATGTCTGTTTGGTTAAATATTCTACTATTTCTATGTTTGTTTACTCTTAGTTCACAACTGAGGGAATTACTTATCACAGATATACCAGATGATAATCTTCAACCAGACAGTTTATCACAATCTCcagagaataataatattaaacagAAACATGATGCTATTGTTGGTGATTCAACATTTGTAAATGGATTAGATAAAAATAATCACAACACTGAAGTATATCATCGTCAGACAAATTCTGACTTACGTTTTATAGAAGCAACAAAATCACAAAGTTTAAATTATCCACAAACAAACAGAAATTATATGAATCCAGATTTAAACACAGATAATTATAATCATCAACGATTAAATCAAACTCAGTTAGAACAAACAATTCaagatatgaacgataataatgACAACATGATGACAACAGAAACATTTGTCGGTCCCGATGGAAAATTACAAATGAGTATATGTGATCATCCGAATGGATTTTTACGAAGACAAAAAAAATTATGCCGTCAGTATTTGCATTTAATGGAAAGTGTGATACGTGGTTATTTTATGGGTTTAAAAGAATGTGAATATCAATTTTCCGCACACCGATGGAATTGTCAAGGTCATAATTTAACTGTTCAAACACCACCGAATAGTCGAAAACAGAAACGTCTAAGATATAGAGAATCCGAACCGAAGAATGATGTGGATAATTCACAAAGAAAATCTGTACGTATACAAACATACTTAGATAAACTATTATCAAAAGGTAATGTTAATTATATCAACCTTTTCTTATAAACAAATGTTGTTTGGATATGTTGAGATGTAAATCAGTGTAATAATATTCTATCTTGTGAATCAGTGACGGAATGATGTAGGTACTTGGTTCTCAGTTAATAGT
Coding sequences within it:
- a CDS encoding wnt related, which produces MSVWLNILLFLCLFTLSSQLRELLITDIPDDNLQPDSLSQSPENNNIKQKHDAIVGDSTFVNGLDKNNHNTEVYHRQTNSDLRFIEATKSQSLNYPQTNRNYMNPDLNTDNYNHQRLNQTQLEQTIQDMNDNNDNMMTTETFVGPDGKLQMSICDHPNGFLRRQKKLCRQYLHLMESVIRGYFMGLKECEYQFSAHRWNCQGHNLTVQTPPNSRKQKRLRYRESEPKNDVDNSQRKSVRIQTYLDKLLSKGNVNYINLFL